From the genome of Dickeya aquatica, one region includes:
- the dnaG gene encoding DNA primase, with the protein MAGRIPRVFINDLLARTDIVDLIDARVKLKKQGKNYHACCPFHHEKTPSFTVNGDKQFYHCFGCGAHGNAIDFLMNYDRLEFVESIEELAAMHGLDVPYEAGNGPTQLERHQRQSLYELMEQLSAFYQHTLNQPVGAPARDYLARRGLSDDIIRQFAIGCTPPGWDNALKRFGRDSDNRATLTDAGMLVTNDNGRTYDRFRDRVMFPIRDKRGRVIAFGGRVMGDGTPKYLNSPETEVFHKGRQLYGLYEAQQRHPTLKRLLVVEGYMDVVALAQFGIDYAVASLGTSTTADHIQLLFRATDKVVCCYDGDRAGRDAAWRALETALPYLDDGRQLHFMFLPDGEDPDTLVRKEGHTVFEQRIEQAMPLSAFLFDSLLQQVDMSTPDGRTKLSTLALPLISQVPGETLRLYLRQQLGNKLGLLDDSQLDRLLPKQQESASSYQPPRLKVTTMRILIGLLVQNPRLSKEVPELALDGVDESKVPGLTLFLDIVNICNESPGMNMGLLLEKYRESHYRKQLETLASWDHMIEEDELEEKFRVSLAELYDQLLQQRMEVLIARERTHGLSTNERKELWSLQLALTRKN; encoded by the coding sequence ATGGCTGGACGTATTCCCCGCGTATTCATTAATGACCTGCTGGCACGCACTGACATCGTTGACCTTATCGATGCACGCGTCAAACTAAAAAAGCAGGGCAAAAATTATCACGCGTGTTGCCCGTTCCACCACGAAAAAACCCCGTCGTTCACCGTCAACGGTGATAAGCAGTTCTACCACTGTTTTGGTTGCGGAGCCCACGGCAACGCCATCGACTTCCTGATGAACTATGATCGTCTGGAGTTCGTTGAGAGCATCGAAGAGCTGGCGGCGATGCATGGTCTGGATGTGCCTTATGAAGCAGGCAACGGCCCCACTCAGCTAGAACGCCATCAACGCCAAAGTTTGTATGAGTTGATGGAACAATTAAGTGCTTTTTACCAACATACCTTAAATCAACCTGTCGGTGCGCCCGCCAGAGACTATCTGGCAAGACGGGGATTAAGCGATGATATTATCCGGCAGTTCGCTATTGGCTGTACGCCCCCTGGATGGGATAACGCCTTAAAGCGTTTTGGGCGCGACAGCGATAACCGGGCCACCTTGACTGATGCCGGCATGCTGGTCACTAATGACAATGGCCGGACTTACGACCGTTTTCGCGATCGGGTGATGTTTCCCATCCGTGATAAGCGTGGCCGTGTTATTGCGTTTGGCGGACGAGTCATGGGAGATGGCACGCCCAAGTATCTGAACTCACCGGAAACTGAGGTTTTTCATAAAGGCCGTCAATTGTATGGCCTGTATGAAGCCCAGCAGCGTCATCCAACGTTAAAACGGCTGCTGGTAGTAGAAGGCTATATGGATGTGGTTGCTCTGGCCCAGTTTGGCATTGATTATGCCGTCGCTTCGCTTGGCACATCGACCACCGCGGATCACATCCAGTTACTGTTTCGCGCCACCGATAAAGTGGTGTGCTGTTATGACGGTGACCGTGCCGGACGTGATGCGGCCTGGCGGGCACTGGAAACCGCACTCCCCTATCTGGATGACGGCAGGCAACTGCACTTTATGTTCCTGCCAGACGGCGAAGACCCGGATACACTGGTGCGTAAGGAAGGCCACACGGTCTTTGAGCAACGAATCGAACAGGCGATGCCGCTGTCAGCATTCCTATTCGATTCTCTGCTGCAACAGGTTGATATGAGCACGCCTGACGGACGTACCAAGCTCAGCACGCTGGCGCTGCCCCTGATAAGTCAGGTACCAGGTGAAACATTGCGCTTATACTTACGCCAGCAGCTTGGCAACAAATTGGGGTTACTGGACGACAGCCAGTTAGACCGCCTGTTACCCAAACAACAGGAATCCGCGTCGTCCTACCAGCCGCCACGGCTAAAAGTCACAACTATGCGTATACTGATAGGACTTTTAGTGCAAAATCCACGGCTGTCTAAAGAGGTGCCGGAACTGGCGCTCGATGGTGTGGATGAGAGCAAAGTGCCTGGGTTAACGCTCTTTTTAGACATCGTGAACATCTGTAATGAGAGTCCGGGGATGAATATGGGGTTGCTGCTGGAAAAATATCGCGAGAGTCATTATCGCAAGCAGCTTGAAACTCTCGCGTCCTGGGACCATATGATTGAAGAGGACGAGCTCGAAGAAAAATTCCGGGTCAGCCTGGCCGAGCTCTATGACCAGTTGCTACAACAACGCATGGAAGTGCTGATCGCCCGCGAAAGAACACACGGGTTGAGCACAAACGAACGCAAAGAACTGTGGTCGTTGCAACTGGCACTAACACGAAAGAACTGA
- the rpsU gene encoding 30S ribosomal protein S21 — translation MPVIKVRENEPFDVALRRFKRSCEKAGVLAEVRRREFYEKPTTERKRAKASAVKRHAKKLARENARRTRLY, via the coding sequence ATGCCGGTAATTAAAGTCCGTGAAAACGAGCCGTTCGACGTTGCTTTGCGTCGTTTCAAGCGTTCCTGTGAGAAAGCAGGTGTATTAGCTGAAGTTCGTCGTCGTGAGTTCTATGAAAAACCAACGACTGAACGTAAGCGCGCTAAAGCTTCTGCTGTGAAACGTCACGCCAAGAAGCTGGCTCGAGAAAACGCACGCCGCACTCGTCTGTATTAA